One segment of Niabella beijingensis DNA contains the following:
- the ricT gene encoding regulatory iron-sulfur-containing complex subunit RicT, producing MNTYDWLRNLPMANTEDQCNVVEISFSKGTRKDFFRNTTLQLFEKGDLVTVEGVSGFDVGEISLTGEIVRLQMKKYGVKEENPDMKKVLRMATERDLDQRRINKNREPEAVIRSRAIAKQLNLNMKISQVEMQADGRKATFFYIADGRVDFRELIKVYAQEFKVKVEMRQIGARQEAGKVGGIGSCGRELCCSTWLTDFKSVNTTVARYQNLSINQTKLSGQCGRLKCCLNYELDTYLDALQGFPNDCDQLQVAKGNALLIKKDIFKNLMWYSLPDSNKQYPLTIDRVRKIKSLNRQNVIPEELEPVEVTSSKPVEVEPEFVDVVGQISLRSLERADKKKRQQKRNQQQGQPRAQGPNPKQGGKQQPPQKKEGNRPPHQKHKPNRSKQQQDGKKQG from the coding sequence ATGAATACATACGATTGGTTGCGTAATCTCCCCATGGCCAATACAGAGGATCAGTGCAATGTGGTGGAGATCAGTTTCAGTAAAGGTACCCGGAAGGATTTTTTCCGCAATACGACCCTCCAGTTATTTGAAAAAGGGGACCTGGTTACCGTGGAAGGCGTAAGTGGTTTTGATGTAGGCGAGATATCGCTGACAGGCGAGATCGTACGGCTTCAGATGAAAAAATACGGGGTAAAGGAGGAAAACCCCGATATGAAGAAGGTGTTGCGGATGGCTACAGAACGCGATCTGGATCAGCGCCGGATCAATAAGAACCGGGAACCGGAAGCCGTGATCCGCAGCCGGGCCATTGCAAAACAGCTGAACCTGAACATGAAGATCAGCCAGGTGGAAATGCAGGCGGATGGACGCAAAGCGACCTTTTTCTATATCGCCGACGGACGGGTGGATTTCCGGGAACTGATCAAAGTATATGCCCAGGAGTTCAAGGTAAAAGTGGAAATGCGGCAGATCGGCGCCCGCCAGGAGGCCGGAAAAGTAGGCGGTATCGGAAGCTGTGGCAGGGAACTGTGCTGCTCTACCTGGTTAACCGACTTTAAATCCGTCAATACCACCGTTGCCCGTTATCAGAACCTTTCCATTAATCAAACCAAATTAAGCGGCCAGTGCGGCCGGCTGAAATGCTGCCTGAACTATGAGCTGGACACCTACCTGGATGCGCTTCAGGGATTTCCCAATGACTGCGACCAGTTGCAGGTAGCAAAAGGCAATGCATTGCTGATCAAAAAAGATATCTTTAAAAACCTGATGTGGTATTCGCTGCCCGACAGCAACAAACAATACCCCCTTACCATAGACAGGGTTCGTAAAATAAAATCACTGAACCGCCAGAATGTGATCCCGGAAGAACTGGAGCCGGTGGAGGTGACCAGTTCCAAACCCGTGGAAGTGGAGCCCGAATTTGTGGATGTGGTGGGCCAGATCAGTCTGCGCAGCCTGGAACGGGCCGATAAAAAGAAACGGCAGCAAAAGAGGAACCAGCAGCAGGGGCAGCCACGCGCCCAGGGTCCAAACCCAAAACAGGGTGGAAAACAGCAGCCACCGCAGAAAAAAGAAGGCAACCGTCCCCCTCATCAGAAACATAAACCCAACCGGAGCAAACAACAACAGGACGGGAAAAAACAGGGATAG
- a CDS encoding ATP-binding protein, protein MQFKEVIGQHSLKKELPELMKENRLAHAILFLGKEGSGALPLALAFAQYIVCERISRPLAVSQGPSLFGDPEPEPDTISYDSCGTCPSCVKAAAFAHPDIHFSYPVVTKKSGTPPISTDYITEWREFVKGYPYGNAYDWLQFIGAENKQGNITAQECNDIIKKLNLKSFESEYKVLIMWLPEYLGNEGNKLLKLIEEPPPNTVFLFVAENESQILATILSRVQLIKVPLPEDREIEAALLERNNTSPETAARIAAVSQGNYHMALQLAQHAEEDWQELLRDWLNAIMKTGPVAQAKWVDEISKLGREKQKQFLQYFNHLLQLAVKIQVFGQAGEGFPEKDLDFATRFNKITRMEQQEAIINELDNAAYYIERNANSKMLFMALTIKIYHIIKDKIVFLNE, encoded by the coding sequence ATGCAGTTTAAGGAGGTTATCGGCCAGCATTCGTTGAAAAAGGAGCTCCCCGAACTGATGAAGGAGAACCGGCTGGCGCACGCGATCTTATTTTTGGGAAAAGAAGGCAGTGGTGCCCTGCCACTGGCATTGGCTTTTGCACAATACATTGTTTGTGAACGCATCAGCCGCCCGCTTGCTGTGTCACAGGGGCCTTCACTTTTTGGAGACCCGGAACCGGAGCCGGATACGATCTCTTATGATTCCTGCGGCACCTGTCCCTCCTGTGTAAAAGCGGCTGCGTTTGCCCACCCGGACATTCATTTCAGTTATCCTGTTGTTACCAAAAAATCAGGAACACCTCCCATCAGTACCGATTATATAACAGAATGGAGGGAATTCGTAAAAGGATACCCGTACGGGAATGCCTATGACTGGCTGCAGTTCATTGGTGCCGAAAATAAACAGGGAAATATCACCGCACAGGAATGCAATGACATTATAAAAAAACTGAACCTTAAAAGCTTTGAGAGTGAGTATAAAGTGCTCATTATGTGGTTGCCGGAATACCTTGGTAATGAGGGCAACAAGCTGCTGAAGCTGATCGAGGAGCCGCCACCCAATACGGTATTCCTCTTCGTTGCTGAAAATGAAAGCCAGATACTGGCTACCATCCTGAGCCGGGTGCAGCTGATAAAAGTGCCGCTGCCGGAGGACAGGGAGATTGAAGCGGCCCTGCTGGAGCGGAATAACACGTCCCCGGAGACTGCCGCCCGCATTGCAGCTGTAAGTCAGGGTAATTATCATATGGCCCTGCAGCTGGCGCAGCATGCCGAGGAAGACTGGCAGGAGCTGCTGCGCGACTGGCTGAATGCGATTATGAAAACAGGCCCGGTGGCCCAGGCCAAATGGGTGGATGAGATCAGCAAACTGGGCCGGGAAAAACAAAAACAGTTTTTACAATATTTCAATCACCTGCTGCAGCTGGCGGTCAAGATCCAGGTTTTTGGACAGGCGGGAGAAGGATTCCCGGAAAAAGACCTGGATTTTGCAACGCGTTTCAACAAAATTACCCGCATGGAGCAGCAGGAAGCCATTATAAATGAACTGGATAACGCAGCTTATTATATTGAGCGCAATGCAAACAGCAAAATGCTGTTTATGGCACTCACCATTAAAATTTATCATATCATTAAGGACAAAATCGTATTTTTGAATGAATGA
- a CDS encoding MBL fold metallo-hydrolase has product MKVEQIYTGCLAQGAYYISSKGEAAIIDPLREVQPYIDRAAKDGVVIRYIFETHFHADFVSGHVDLAAKTGAKIVLGPTDAHLGYDAHIARDGETFKIGDATIKVLHTPGHTLESSVYLLTDETGKDTAIFTGDTLFIGDVGRPDLAQKISGDLTKEKLAGFLFDSLRSKILPLPDELIVYPAHGAGSACGKNMSRETTDTLGHQKKVNYALNPELTREQFITAVTDGLTEPPQYFPQNVKMNIEGYESVDEVLERGNRALDPDAFEEAANHTGAIMLDTRAPQDFAKGFIPNSINIGIDGSFAVWVGTLIPDLKQEILIIADEGREEEVVTRLARVGYDYSIGYLEGGIEAWKKTGKEIDSIESITPETLAAVPDPLILDVRKESEYQAEHIDGAENVPLDYINQHIAAINRNKPVYIHCAGGYRSMIFASILKARGFDNIVDINGGFKAIKEADKFKITDFVCPTSKK; this is encoded by the coding sequence ATGAAAGTTGAGCAGATCTATACCGGATGCCTGGCCCAGGGGGCCTATTATATTTCTTCCAAAGGAGAAGCGGCAATTATTGACCCGTTACGAGAAGTGCAGCCCTATATCGACCGGGCGGCAAAAGACGGAGTGGTGATCAGATACATATTTGAAACACATTTTCACGCGGATTTTGTAAGCGGTCATGTTGATCTGGCTGCAAAGACGGGGGCAAAGATCGTTCTGGGCCCAACAGATGCCCATCTCGGGTATGATGCACATATTGCCAGGGATGGCGAAACCTTTAAAATTGGCGATGCCACCATAAAGGTATTGCACACTCCCGGGCATACCCTTGAAAGTTCGGTTTACCTGCTGACTGACGAAACCGGAAAAGATACGGCCATTTTCACCGGAGATACCTTATTTATAGGCGACGTAGGACGGCCCGATCTGGCGCAAAAGATATCCGGCGACCTCACAAAGGAAAAACTGGCGGGCTTTTTATTTGATTCTTTACGCTCCAAGATCCTGCCGTTGCCGGATGAGCTGATCGTGTATCCTGCTCACGGCGCCGGAAGCGCCTGCGGTAAAAATATGAGCCGGGAAACAACCGATACGCTGGGGCATCAGAAAAAAGTAAATTACGCGCTGAACCCGGAACTGACCCGTGAACAATTCATCACCGCCGTTACTGACGGATTAACAGAACCGCCCCAATATTTTCCCCAGAATGTAAAGATGAATATCGAAGGGTATGAAAGTGTTGATGAAGTGTTGGAACGCGGCAACAGGGCGCTCGATCCGGATGCTTTTGAAGAAGCCGCCAATCATACGGGAGCCATTATGCTGGACACCCGTGCCCCGCAGGACTTTGCAAAAGGGTTTATTCCCAATTCCATAAATATTGGTATCGATGGCAGCTTTGCGGTTTGGGTGGGTACCCTTATCCCGGATCTGAAACAGGAGATCTTAATCATTGCAGACGAGGGCCGCGAAGAGGAAGTAGTTACCCGCCTGGCCCGTGTGGGATACGATTACAGCATTGGCTACCTGGAGGGCGGCATTGAAGCCTGGAAAAAAACGGGGAAGGAAATTGACAGCATTGAAAGTATAACACCTGAAACACTTGCAGCCGTTCCCGATCCGCTGATACTGGATGTACGTAAGGAAAGCGAGTACCAGGCTGAACATATTGATGGTGCGGAAAATGTGCCCCTGGATTATATTAACCAGCACATCGCCGCCATCAACCGCAATAAACCGGTTTATATACATTGTGCCGGTGGCTACCGTTCCATGATCTTCGCCTCGATTTTAAAAGCGCGGGGGTTCGACAATATTGTTGACATAAATGGTGGTTTCAAGGCCATAAAAGAGGCGGACAAATTTAAGATCACCGATTTTGTATGTCCGACATCGAAAAAGTAA
- a CDS encoding GxxExxY protein yields MTKKEVTQLSYEITGCAISVHKELGPGLLESVYQRCLEYELARNHYVVVRQVLVPVIYGNITIDTDLRLDLLVNDCVVVELKTVDHLLPVHEAQLLTYMKLLQKPQGLLINFYADNITRALKPFVNEYFSVLPE; encoded by the coding sequence ATGACAAAGAAAGAAGTCACGCAGCTTTCCTATGAAATTACAGGTTGCGCAATCAGCGTACATAAAGAATTGGGACCCGGTTTATTGGAAAGTGTTTACCAGCGATGCCTGGAATATGAACTTGCCCGGAATCATTATGTTGTTGTACGACAGGTTTTGGTTCCGGTTATTTATGGCAATATAACAATCGACACCGATCTGCGCCTGGACCTGTTGGTAAATGATTGTGTGGTTGTGGAGCTGAAGACGGTAGATCATTTACTGCCGGTTCATGAAGCACAATTGCTTACTTATATGAAGCTGCTGCAAAAGCCTCAGGGATTGCTGATCAACTTTTATGCAGATAATATTACAAGAGCGCTGAAGCCATTTGTAAACGAATACTTCAGCGTGTTGCCGGAGTGA
- a CDS encoding ABC transporter ATP-binding protein, translating to MQEATTSLQINYDLNQEQKSSAGAALRKMFRFMRGEKKNLGIAAFVMLLNAGITMLTPYLIGYIVDHFILQKQYGLLLQYCGVLLGIYIVWAGTEYLQAKLMGSIGQRMLYQLRNEVFNKLQELPVAFFNRNRSGDLISRINNDTDTVNQFFSQSLMRFMDSIFSMIGVAVFVLSIHWKLGVASLVPAVFILLFVLLVSPWVKKKNAISMKANGGLSADIQEGLHNFKTIIAFNRRDYFRQRFEKVNAENYRTSVTAGIANNLFTPVFGFFSNLAQLIVLAFGIYLIIEGQFTLGLLISFISYVQLFYRPLRELAALWASFQTALAAWDRISVILSLRSDLPVIETGNAGSASGDIVMAFQNVSFQYPDGKKVLHAINFKMQRGKTYALVGPTGGGKSTTAALIARLYDPTEGAVLLNGRDIRSYTTEERTREIGFILQEPFLFSGTLKENILYGNTALRRLSDEALLQAIRTAGLEALLSRFDQGLDTPLLNAADTVSLGQKQLIAFIRAVLRKPQIVILDEATANIDTVTEQLLEDILKKLPETTTKVIIAHRLNTIENADEIFFVNGGEVIPAGTLEHAMDMLLQHKRAS from the coding sequence ATGCAGGAGGCTACTACCAGTTTGCAGATCAATTACGACCTGAACCAGGAGCAAAAAAGTTCGGCCGGCGCAGCCTTGCGTAAGATGTTCCGGTTCATGAGAGGGGAAAAAAAGAACCTGGGCATTGCTGCTTTTGTTATGCTGCTGAATGCAGGCATCACCATGCTGACGCCCTACCTGATCGGGTATATTGTGGATCATTTTATCCTGCAGAAACAATATGGCCTGCTGCTGCAATATTGCGGGGTATTGCTGGGAATTTATATTGTATGGGCCGGTACGGAATACCTGCAGGCCAAGCTGATGGGGAGTATCGGGCAACGGATGCTGTACCAGCTGAGAAATGAAGTCTTCAATAAACTGCAGGAACTGCCGGTGGCCTTTTTTAACAGGAACCGCTCGGGTGACCTGATCTCCAGGATCAATAACGATACCGATACAGTCAACCAGTTCTTCTCGCAGTCGCTGATGCGGTTCATGGACAGTATCTTTTCGATGATCGGCGTGGCCGTCTTTGTATTGTCGATTCACTGGAAGCTGGGCGTGGCTTCATTGGTGCCCGCCGTTTTTATCCTGTTGTTTGTTTTGCTGGTGTCGCCCTGGGTAAAAAAGAAGAATGCCATCAGCATGAAGGCCAATGGTGGGTTGAGTGCCGATATCCAGGAAGGACTTCATAATTTTAAAACGATCATTGCCTTTAACCGCCGCGATTATTTCCGGCAGCGCTTTGAAAAAGTAAATGCGGAAAACTACAGAACATCGGTAACCGCAGGTATTGCCAACAACCTGTTTACTCCGGTTTTTGGTTTTTTCTCCAACCTGGCGCAACTGATCGTGCTGGCCTTTGGTATCTACCTGATCATCGAAGGACAATTCACCCTGGGCTTACTGATCAGCTTTATAAGTTATGTGCAGCTTTTTTACCGTCCGCTGCGTGAGCTGGCAGCGTTGTGGGCCAGTTTCCAGACCGCGCTCGCCGCATGGGACCGCATCTCCGTTATTCTTTCCCTGCGGTCTGATCTTCCGGTTATCGAAACCGGTAATGCCGGGTCCGCTTCTGGTGATATAGTAATGGCATTTCAAAATGTGTCGTTTCAGTATCCCGATGGCAAGAAGGTATTGCATGCTATCAATTTCAAAATGCAGCGCGGCAAAACCTATGCGCTGGTAGGGCCTACCGGTGGCGGAAAAAGTACAACGGCTGCCCTGATAGCGCGGCTGTATGATCCTACGGAAGGGGCGGTGCTGCTGAATGGCCGCGATATCCGTTCTTATACCACTGAGGAGCGCACCCGGGAGATCGGGTTTATCCTGCAGGAACCGTTCCTGTTCAGCGGAACGCTGAAGGAAAATATTCTGTATGGGAACACCGCACTGCGGCGGTTAAGTGATGAAGCGCTGTTGCAGGCCATCCGTACAGCAGGACTGGAAGCGCTGCTTTCCCGGTTTGATCAGGGGCTCGATACGCCGCTGCTGAATGCTGCAGATACCGTAAGCCTGGGACAAAAGCAGCTGATCGCATTTATCCGTGCCGTATTGCGGAAGCCGCAGATCGTGATCCTGGATGAAGCTACCGCCAATATCGATACGGTGACGGAGCAACTGCTGGAAGATATTCTGAAAAAATTACCGGAAACCACCACGAAGGTGATCATTGCGCACCGGCTAAACACCATCGAAAATGCCGATGAGATCTTTTTTGTGAACGGCGGGGAAGTGATTCCAGCCGGTACCCTGGAACATGCAATGGACATGTTGCTGCAGCACAAACGGGCCAGCTAA
- a CDS encoding ABC transporter ATP-binding protein gives MTQEATKARGARPNMFALLKPYRGLIFLLLLLALLSNGLNLVIPKLIQTAIDDFSHSRFELRRVLIYFAGASVLILVLTYLQSLVQTYASEKVARNLREQLAAKISRQTHAFIQETGPNKLLTNITSDVNAVKTFVSQAIVNIISSIVLIVGTSALLLSINWRLGLMVLGVIPIIGITFILVFRKIKTLFKRSQEVIDRLNKVINESILGAALIRVLNAQYQEYNKFIEASGEAKNLGLAILRLFATLIPVIVFTANLAILTVVAVGGHYVITGTMTMGAFAAFNSYIAILIFPILLIGFMSNLIARASASYARIHQVLSAPDTETGGSFEKQLDGRIEVKGVTIAFGEKKALDSVSFTVEPGSRTAVIGPTAAGKTQLFYALTTLIKPQEGTIYYDDVPIDDYNQEILLRQVGLVFQDAIIFNMSLRENIAFNASVTEEALEKAIQTAELSDFVAGLPRGLNTEVSERGLSLSGGQKQRIMLARALAGNPKILLLDEFTARVDRNTEQRIWKNVAEHYPGITIISITQNLAPVKDYEQIVLLMEGELVAKGTHEELLRSNPEYNQILQSQQSLNNYQTTEV, from the coding sequence ATGACACAGGAAGCAACAAAAGCCCGCGGGGCCAGGCCGAATATGTTTGCCCTATTAAAGCCCTACAGAGGACTGATTTTTCTGTTGCTGCTGCTGGCGCTTTTAAGCAACGGACTCAATCTGGTCATTCCCAAACTTATTCAAACAGCCATTGATGATTTTTCACACAGCCGGTTTGAGCTGCGGCGGGTGTTGATTTATTTTGCGGGTGCATCGGTTTTGATCCTGGTACTCACCTATCTCCAAAGCCTGGTACAGACCTACGCGTCAGAAAAAGTGGCCCGGAATCTGCGGGAACAGCTGGCCGCAAAAATTTCAAGGCAGACACATGCATTCATCCAGGAAACCGGCCCCAATAAACTGCTGACCAATATTACTTCGGATGTGAATGCGGTGAAGACCTTTGTGTCGCAGGCCATTGTCAATATTATTTCTTCCATTGTACTGATCGTGGGTACTTCGGCGCTGCTGCTGAGCATCAACTGGCGGCTGGGATTGATGGTATTGGGAGTGATACCCATTATAGGTATAACATTTATACTGGTATTCCGGAAGATCAAAACGCTTTTTAAACGGTCGCAGGAAGTGATCGACCGGCTGAATAAAGTGATCAATGAGTCGATACTGGGCGCCGCACTGATCCGTGTATTGAACGCGCAATACCAGGAATACAATAAGTTTATTGAGGCCAGCGGAGAGGCCAAAAACCTGGGGCTTGCTATTTTAAGATTGTTTGCGACCCTGATCCCTGTTATCGTATTTACTGCCAACCTGGCCATTCTGACAGTGGTGGCTGTAGGTGGTCATTATGTGATCACCGGCACCATGACCATGGGAGCTTTTGCTGCGTTTAACAGTTATATTGCTATATTGATCTTTCCTATTTTGCTGATCGGGTTTATGAGTAACCTGATCGCGCGGGCCTCCGCTTCCTATGCCCGTATCCACCAGGTACTGAGCGCGCCTGATACAGAAACCGGCGGCAGCTTTGAAAAACAACTGGATGGCCGTATTGAAGTGAAAGGGGTTACCATCGCATTCGGTGAGAAAAAGGCGCTGGATAGCGTTTCGTTTACAGTAGAACCCGGTTCGCGTACTGCCGTTATTGGTCCGACTGCTGCGGGCAAGACCCAGCTGTTTTATGCGTTGACCACATTAATAAAACCACAGGAAGGGACGATTTATTATGACGATGTTCCGATCGATGACTATAACCAGGAAATATTGTTGCGGCAGGTAGGGCTGGTATTCCAGGACGCGATCATCTTTAATATGAGCCTCCGGGAGAACATTGCCTTCAATGCTTCTGTTACAGAAGAAGCACTTGAAAAGGCCATACAGACCGCCGAACTTTCTGATTTTGTTGCCGGCCTGCCCCGGGGATTGAATACGGAGGTTTCTGAACGCGGACTGAGTTTATCCGGCGGGCAAAAACAGCGGATCATGCTGGCCCGGGCACTGGCAGGCAACCCTAAGATCCTGCTGCTGGATGAATTCACAGCACGCGTTGACCGCAATACGGAACAGCGGATCTGGAAAAATGTGGCGGAACATTATCCGGGTATCACCATTATCTCTATCACCCAGAACCTGGCGCCTGTAAAGGACTATGAGCAGATCGTGCTGCTGATGGAAGGCGAACTGGTGGCTAAAGGAACACATGAGGAATTGCTGCGATCCAACCCGGAGTACAATCAGATCCTACAGAGCCAGCAAAGTCTGAATAATTATCAAACAACAGAAGTTTAA
- a CDS encoding ABC transporter permease, with translation MKSPAVYFKGLFSGNAGNRTAAAEQPFSAMVRKEVADHIRSWRFIVLLAIVLLTFFGSMYVSLSNISKATGNVTDPDRLFLYLKLLTITDNTLPPFHIFVGFLGPLLGIGLGFDAVNAEQNNGTLIRLLAQPVYRDNLLLSKFTGALIVISVLFLSLALLMIGGGLIITGVKIEPQEFLRILCFILLTIVYIGFWLNLSILLSVVFRQAATSALTAIGIWLFFTVFYQLVINLAIKAFLPDPALLMPEEIAAYNDRINTFFRLAPSQLYADGTTTLLMPSVRSLGPLSMEQMAGAVPSPLPLRESLLIVWPQLCGLVAATLLCFALAYYLFMRREVRN, from the coding sequence ATGAAAAGTCCAGCGGTTTATTTCAAAGGTCTTTTTTCAGGAAACGCCGGCAATAGAACGGCCGCTGCGGAGCAGCCTTTTTCTGCAATGGTGCGGAAAGAGGTTGCCGATCATATACGCAGCTGGCGGTTCATCGTATTACTGGCAATCGTATTGCTTACCTTTTTTGGTTCCATGTATGTATCCCTGTCGAATATATCCAAAGCAACAGGCAATGTAACGGATCCGGACCGGTTGTTCCTGTACCTGAAGCTATTGACGATAACTGATAATACCCTGCCTCCCTTTCATATTTTTGTTGGTTTCCTGGGGCCGTTACTGGGCATCGGTTTGGGATTCGACGCCGTGAATGCAGAGCAGAATAACGGAACGCTGATCCGGTTGCTGGCTCAGCCGGTATACCGGGACAACCTGCTGCTTTCAAAGTTTACCGGGGCCCTTATCGTTATCAGCGTCCTCTTTTTATCACTGGCGTTGCTGATGATCGGCGGCGGACTTATTATCACCGGTGTTAAGATCGAACCACAGGAATTTTTACGTATCCTTTGTTTTATCCTGCTCACGATCGTTTATATTGGCTTCTGGCTGAATCTTTCCATACTGCTTTCTGTAGTTTTCAGACAGGCGGCCACTTCGGCGCTGACCGCCATTGGCATCTGGTTGTTTTTTACCGTTTTTTACCAGCTGGTCATCAACCTGGCGATCAAGGCCTTTTTGCCGGACCCTGCCCTGCTGATGCCGGAAGAGATCGCCGCTTATAACGACCGGATCAATACTTTTTTCCGGCTGGCTCCCAGTCAGCTTTATGCGGATGGTACCACCACATTGCTGATGCCGTCTGTAAGAAGTCTTGGCCCCTTGTCGATGGAGCAGATGGCGGGCGCTGTTCCCTCGCCACTTCCATTGAGGGAAAGCCTGCTGATCGTATGGCCGCAGCTGTGTGGCCTGGTAGCAGCCACATTACTGTGCTTTGCCCTGGCATATTATCTTTTTATGCGCAGGGAAGTGCGGAACTAA
- a CDS encoding ABC transporter ATP-binding protein, with translation MEAPIIELKGLTKCYRSLRAVDNLDLEISKGEIFGLLGPNGAGKSTTILMMLGLTEPTAGTATICGFNATKNPIPVKRKVGYMPDSVGFYNNLTALENLIYVGRLNGIPGRQVHDRAKEMLEEVGLADAMHKKTGVFSRGMKQRLGLADVLIKQPEVIILDEPTLGIDPSGVRDFLALIRQLSRQQGLTVLLSSHHLHQVQQVCDRVGIFVGGKLLAEGNIETLAGNLFSSDPFLVEVTVKNPVPPALKSALLQQPDVKNVSVEERLLRISGDVNGTPAIVRFLVEQGMEITGVHQHAYGLDEIYQRYFETNLNETSSNEKSSGLFQRSFFRKRRQ, from the coding sequence ATGGAAGCTCCAATCATCGAACTGAAAGGATTGACCAAATGTTATCGATCCCTCAGGGCTGTTGACAACCTGGATCTTGAAATCAGCAAAGGGGAGATCTTTGGTTTGCTCGGACCTAACGGAGCCGGTAAATCCACAACAATACTGATGATGCTGGGTCTTACCGAGCCAACAGCCGGTACCGCTACTATTTGTGGTTTTAATGCCACAAAAAATCCGATACCGGTTAAACGGAAAGTAGGGTACATGCCGGACAGCGTCGGATTCTATAACAATCTGACCGCGCTGGAAAATTTGATTTATGTGGGCCGCCTGAACGGTATTCCGGGGCGGCAGGTGCACGACCGCGCAAAAGAAATGCTGGAAGAAGTAGGCCTGGCGGATGCCATGCACAAAAAGACGGGGGTGTTTTCAAGAGGGATGAAACAGCGGCTGGGTCTTGCGGATGTACTGATCAAACAGCCGGAAGTGATCATACTCGATGAACCCACACTGGGCATTGATCCAAGTGGTGTAAGGGATTTCCTGGCACTGATAAGACAGCTAAGCCGTCAGCAGGGGTTAACCGTATTATTGTCATCGCACCACCTGCACCAGGTACAGCAGGTATGCGACCGGGTGGGGATCTTTGTAGGAGGAAAATTACTGGCAGAAGGAAATATCGAAACACTGGCGGGCAACCTGTTTTCCAGTGACCCGTTCCTGGTGGAGGTCACCGTTAAAAACCCGGTACCACCTGCATTGAAGTCTGCCCTGCTGCAACAGCCGGACGTAAAAAATGTATCTGTGGAGGAACGGCTGCTGCGCATTTCCGGCGATGTTAACGGAACACCGGCCATTGTGCGTTTTCTTGTTGAACAGGGAATGGAGATTACCGGTGTTCATCAGCATGCCTACGGCCTCGATGAAATTTATCAACGTTATTTTGAAACCAATTTAAATGAAACCAGTTCCAATGAAAAGTCCAGCGGTTTATTTCAAAGGTCTTTTTTCAGGAAACGCCGGCAATAG
- a CDS encoding NEW3 domain-containing protein has protein sequence MLAQQRLLSKSGRRSMFRCLLFLAATFIYAPASFSQTTATHGAAFTARLMNLEAAVTETFRYNATLHNSSGQARVYELTAEAPIGWNVAFKVEGSQVASFRLDSNKTQDISVEVLPSPAARPGKYTIPLKAVTGTDTSVLTIEAVVKGAYAVELTTPTGRLSDEVTEGSSTSLHLVVRNSGTIALDNLELSAQSPSQWEASFEPSKINRLEPGKDKDVTVTLKVPDKTIAGDYVTNFNVKNASANASASFRMTVKTSFLSGWIGLLVILLAIGMIYYLIRKYGRR, from the coding sequence ATGTTAGCACAACAACGTCTACTTTCAAAAAGCGGAAGGAGAAGCATGTTCCGCTGTCTGCTGTTTTTAGCTGCAACTTTTATTTATGCTCCTGCTTCATTTTCGCAGACCACAGCCACGCACGGTGCTGCTTTTACGGCAAGGCTGATGAACCTGGAAGCCGCAGTAACGGAGACCTTCCGCTACAATGCAACATTGCACAACAGTTCCGGTCAGGCCAGGGTGTATGAGCTAACGGCCGAAGCCCCCATCGGCTGGAACGTAGCCTTTAAGGTGGAGGGCAGCCAGGTGGCTTCCTTCCGGCTCGACTCTAACAAAACACAGGACATCTCTGTGGAAGTATTGCCTTCACCGGCAGCAAGGCCGGGAAAATACACGATCCCCTTAAAGGCCGTTACGGGCACGGATACCTCAGTTCTGACGATCGAAGCAGTCGTAAAAGGTGCGTATGCAGTGGAACTGACCACACCCACAGGCCGCTTAAGTGACGAGGTAACAGAGGGCAGCAGCACCTCCCTGCACCTGGTGGTACGGAACAGCGGCACGATCGCACTCGATAACCTGGAGCTTTCAGCACAGTCCCCATCGCAATGGGAGGCTTCCTTTGAGCCTTCAAAAATAAACCGGCTGGAGCCGGGCAAGGATAAGGATGTGACCGTAACCTTAAAAGTGCCGGATAAGACCATTGCCGGTGATTATGTAACCAATTTCAATGTAAAGAACGCAAGCGCCAATGCCAGCGCTTCCTTTCGCATGACGGTAAAAACGTCTTTTCTTTCCGGATGGATCGGGTTGCTGGTCATCCTGCTGGCCATCGGTATGATCTATTACCTGATTCGTAAATACGGCAGAAGATAA